The sequence below is a genomic window from Candidatus Angelobacter sp..
CAGCGCGAGCACGTCTTCCTTCAGGCGGATGAGCACGCCCCGCGAGGTGTCGCCGCTGATGCCGCGATTGGCGATCTTCACGCCGGGAAACCAGGCACTGAAATCCTCGCCCCAGCCCTGGGTGATCGAATCACCAAGCAATACCACGGCGTGCTTGTCCCGCTCGACGCGCGCCGCCCACGCGGTGCGGCGATCCAACCAGAGCTTGCGAAACCAATCGGCGCGGCGAATCGGCCCCGCGCCGGGCAGGCCGTCGTCGGTGGCGGGGATTTCGAGACCCGCGGCGGAAGGTTTGTCCTGCGCGCACGAGGTGGCCCCGGCCAGCAGGAGCGGCAGGGCGATGAGGAGAAAGCGGCGGGTGAAACTGGATTTCATGTGGCCCAATTCTGGCAAATCACCGGCTCGACGCAAGATTTGTAAGGAAGGGAATTGTGTAATGATGAAGCGAAGACGCCCTCCGCGTTCCCGCACGGCCACATACGCGCTTCCGAGCGAACACCCTGAGGTCAATCACCGCACGTTTCCCGCGCGCAGCGCATTCAGGGGGTAGAACGTCTCGCGCCAGCGGACGCCGCCCTGGCGCAGCGTGACGCAGGTGGAGTTGAGCAGGGCATACAGGAACACGGGCAGCATGAACGGCGTCAATACCGCACAAGGCCAGGTCCAGCCCACCCGCCGCGCCAAAACAGCCGCCGGCAGGACCAGGGAAAGCGGTGAGAATCCGGCAGCGAGTCCCGAGCGCGTGCCCGCCGCCAGACCGATGGCCAGGATGAAGAAGACAACGGTCACGGCAACGCTTCCCGCAATCGCCAGCCCGAGCCGGAAATCCAACGCGGCGAAATAGTTTTTCTCCATGATCTTGACCATGCTCCAGACCGTGGTGCCCCAATGACATTCCACATCGTCCACTCCAAGGAATGCGCGAGTCCGCCTGCCCGCGCGGCGCAGGAGCAGGCCCAGCTTGACGTCATCCACCACCGTGAGGCGCAGGGCTTCGTAGCCGCCGCATTGTCGATAGGCCCCGGCGCGCACCAGGTTGAAGGCGCCGATGCCGATATACGACCCGGCCCGGTCGCGATTCACACCGGAGAACCAGTTCGACAGGCTCGTTAAAAACAGGAGATGCCACGCCCGGGCGCCCAGACTCTCGATCACGGTCCCCGGAGACAGCGTCACATGGTCGGCTCCATCGCGTTGCGCCACCCGCACGGCGCGCTCGATCACGTCGGGTTTCAACCAGCAATCAGCGTCCGTGAAGAGAATCCAGTCACCCGTGGCCTCGAGGGCGCCGACGTGGCAAGCGTGGCACTTTCCCAACCATCCGTCCGGCAGCACGTCCACGCGTTTGAACTGGATCCGCGCATCCTCTTTGGCCAGCCGCCGAAGGATTTCGCCCGTCCGATCGGCGGAGCGATCGTCCACAACGATGAATTCGGTCTCCACTCCGCGTTGCGCGAGCAGATGACGAATCGTCTGTTCGATCCGTGCTTCCTCATCCCGCGCCGCGATGACAACGGAGCATCGGACAG
It includes:
- a CDS encoding G-D-S-L family lipolytic protein, which produces MKSSFTRRFLLIALPLLLAGATSCAQDKPSAAGLEIPATDDGLPGAGPIRRADWFRKLWLDRRTAWAARVERDKHAVVLLGDSITQGWGEDFSAWFPGVKIANRGISGDTSRGVLIRLKEDVLAL
- a CDS encoding glycosyltransferase family 2 protein; this translates as MLIFGGTAALFLLMTVSALWHLRWVHRLPALETLTGTAEMAVSANKQPVRCSVVIAARDEEARIEQTIRHLLAQRGVETEFIVVDDRSADRTGEILRRLAKEDARIQFKRVDVLPDGWLGKCHACHVGALEATGDWILFTDADCWLKPDVIERAVRVAQRDGADHVTLSPGTVIESLGARAWHLLFLTSLSNWFSGVNRDRAGSYIGIGAFNLVRAGAYRQCGGYEALRLTVVDDVKLGLLLRRAGRRTRAFLGVDDVECHWGTTVWSMVKIMEKNYFAALDFRLGLAIAGSVAVTVVFFILAIGLAAGTRSGLAAGFSPLSLVLPAAVLARRVGWTWPCAVLTPFMLPVFLYALLNSTCVTLRQGGVRWRETFYPLNALRAGNVR